From the genome of Monomorium pharaonis isolate MP-MQ-018 chromosome 2, ASM1337386v2, whole genome shotgun sequence, one region includes:
- the LOC105828175 gene encoding protein drumstick isoform X2, giving the protein MFAIMPMETEGHGREFGRRQKMRAKCTVEFVCKYCQRRFTKPYNLMIHERSHKDAVTFTCEVCGKSFKRQDNFKQHRCGWR; this is encoded by the coding sequence ATGTTCGCGATAATGCCGATGGAGACAGAGGGGCACGGCAGGGAGTTCGGCCGGCGGCAGAAGATGCGCGCCAAGTGCACGGTGGAGTTCGTCTGCAAGTACTGCCAGCGGCGCTTCACGAAGCCCTACAACCTCATGATCCACGAGCGCAGCCATAAGGACGCCGTGACCTTCACCTGCGAGGTCTGCGGAAAGTCCTTCAAGCGGCAGGACAACTTCAAGCAGCACAG